The stretch of DNA GCGGAATCCGAATTAACTGATATCATGTTTAAATCATGTTTAAATTTCGTTCGTAATAACCTTTGCCTGTCGGCGCAAGATTGTCTGTGACCTACATCACTAATCGGAATAAAAAGGCCGAATTATTATTGGTTGCCCTGTTTTCCGCGAGGGGTAATTGTAAAAACCATAATTCGAGAGGGGTTGTCCGCCATGCCCATGTATGTTAGGCAACGGTATGATTAATCGGATCAAGGCCCTGCTGCGCGGCGAGGGTGAAAAAGGAGAAGAAGCAGTTCGTCTGGCGGCGGCGGCTTTGTTGTCGGAGGCGGCCTGTGTTGATGGTCATTTTGTTAATAAAGAACGCAAGATCATCACCTCTCTTTTAATGTCCCGTTTCGGCCTTAACGAGGCCGAGGCGGATACCTTGATTGAAGAAGGAATGAAAACGGCTGATAAATCCACGCATCTTTGCGGGTTCACCGGCCTCATCAAGAGCCGCTTCTCTCATAAAGAAAGAGTGAGTATGGTCGAAATGCTTTGGGAAGTGATATATGCCGATAAATATCTACATAGTTATGAAGCCAAGCTGATGTGCCATATCTCGGAATTAGTCCATATTTCGGATCGTGAAAGCGGGGATGCCCGCAAGCGTGTGATTACACGCATGGTAGAGAACTCGTAATTCAAGAAGATACCAACGGAGAATAAAATGACATACGTTGTCGTCGAGAACTGTATTAAATGCAAATTCACGGATTGCGTGGAAGTCTGCCCCGTAGACTGCTTCTACGAAGGCGAGAACTTTTTGGTCATCCACCCCGACGAATGTATCGACTGCGGCGTGTGCGAGCCTGAATGCCCCGCCGAAGCCATCGTCCCCGACACCGAGCCTGACCTGGAAAAGTGGCTGGAGATCAATGCCAAGTACGCGCAGGTATGGCCCAACATCACCCGCAAGATCGACGCCCTTCCCGACGCCGATAAGTGGAAAGACAAACCCGGTAAAGCCGGCGAGTTAAGCAGCAAACCGGGCGCCGGAACCTGATGCCTTAAACAAGAAAAAACGGACGAATCCGTCCCGGAGATTATCGGGGGCTGTTTTTGTCCGTTTTTTTGTGGTATATTGGCGCCTCGTCGTGAAAAGTTCATGCTTAACCAGAGGGACAAAAATGCCCAAAGACTATCTGTGCGCTCCCGGAGATCACGTCGTTTATCCTACTCACGGAGTCGGTAGGGTCATCGGTATAGAGACCCAGGAAATCGCCGGCCATACCCTGGAGCTTTACGTTATTTCTTTCGAGAATGACCGCATGACGCTCAGGGTGCCTATCGCCAAGGCCGAATCTTCCGGGCTGCGTTCGATCGCCACGCGCAAAGTCATGGATACCGTGATGACCACCCTTAAGGGCCGGGCGCGGGTCAAGCGCACCATGTGGAGCCGCCGCGCCCAGGAGTACGAAGCCAAGATCAACTCCGGCGACCCCATTTCCATCGCCGAGGTGGTTCGTGACCTCCATCGCAGCACCGATCAACCCGATCAGTCGTACAGCGAGCGTCAGATTTACGAATCGGCCCGTGATCGTTTGGCCTGTGAACTGGCCGCCGTTGAAAAAATCGACATGGCGAAAGCGACCGACAAGCTGGAACAGATTCTTACGGTAACCCAGTAACGCGGCCGGAGACGGCCTCCGCTTAATCAGCGATGATTTTGACTGTTTCGCCGGGGATCAGGGGCTGGCCGTGGCTTAGGCCGTTGAGGATTTCAAACCACTCCAGACCGCCCTGCTCGAAGGGCATGCGTGCGGCCATGTCGGCCGCCGTATCCTGCCTGCCGACGGTCGCCAGCCGCAGCCGTAACGG from Rhodospirillales bacterium RIFCSPLOWO2_02_FULL_58_16 encodes:
- a CDS encoding ferredoxin; the encoded protein is MTYVVVENCIKCKFTDCVEVCPVDCFYEGENFLVIHPDECIDCGVCEPECPAEAIVPDTEPDLEKWLEINAKYAQVWPNITRKIDALPDADKWKDKPGKAGELSSKPGAGT
- a CDS encoding CarD family transcriptional regulator codes for the protein MPKDYLCAPGDHVVYPTHGVGRVIGIETQEIAGHTLELYVISFENDRMTLRVPIAKAESSGLRSIATRKVMDTVMTTLKGRARVKRTMWSRRAQEYEAKINSGDPISIAEVVRDLHRSTDQPDQSYSERQIYESARDRLACELAAVEKIDMAKATDKLEQILTVTQ